A genomic stretch from Anaerolinea thermophila UNI-1 includes:
- a CDS encoding response regulator — MAEKILIVDDDVQTLRLVGLMLERQGYKILAASNGTQAISMARTERPDLILLDVMMPDVDGFSVARTLRKEPETADIPILMFTAKAQVEDKIAGYEAGADDYLTKPIHPAELTAHMRAILSRNKGRTGVPVERGYTIGVIGAKGGLGVSSLTLNVAINYFQNTKQEVIAAELRPGQGSWSTELGIQSCEGLNNLLRLNPSDINIATVENELIRVPYGIRLLLASPYAKDVPLMKNTAGMEAIVDQLSLIGRVTFLDIGTNTHLALDEILNLTREIIVVTEPFPAAIARTRILIEDLKQRGFGKGKLLSLVVVNRIRADVQLSVTQIQEMLGYSVSQVIPPAPEVSFQAATRNLPLIQVQIGGMLSLQYSRLAEAIAERVNV, encoded by the coding sequence ATGGCAGAGAAAATTCTGATTGTAGATGATGATGTACAGACGCTCCGGCTGGTGGGATTAATGCTGGAGCGTCAGGGTTACAAAATCCTTGCCGCCAGTAACGGCACACAAGCCATTTCCATGGCGCGAACAGAACGCCCGGATTTGATTTTGCTGGATGTGATGATGCCCGATGTCGATGGATTTTCGGTTGCCCGTACCCTGCGCAAAGAACCTGAAACTGCCGACATTCCCATCCTGATGTTCACCGCCAAAGCCCAGGTGGAGGACAAAATCGCCGGTTATGAGGCTGGTGCGGATGACTACCTGACCAAACCCATCCACCCGGCAGAATTAACCGCACACATGCGCGCAATCCTCTCCCGCAATAAAGGGCGGACGGGCGTTCCTGTAGAACGGGGCTACACAATTGGAGTCATCGGTGCCAAGGGCGGCCTGGGCGTTTCGTCCCTCACTCTTAATGTTGCCATTAACTACTTTCAGAATACCAAGCAGGAAGTCATTGCCGCTGAACTGCGTCCCGGGCAAGGCTCCTGGAGCACTGAACTGGGGATCCAGTCCTGTGAAGGTTTGAACAACCTTTTACGCCTCAACCCCTCGGATATCAATATCGCCACCGTTGAGAATGAGTTAATCCGTGTTCCTTATGGCATTCGCCTGCTGCTTGCTTCTCCCTATGCCAAAGATGTTCCTCTGATGAAAAATACCGCCGGCATGGAAGCCATAGTGGATCAACTCTCCCTGATTGGACGGGTAACCTTTCTGGACATCGGCACCAACACTCACTTGGCTCTGGATGAAATTCTGAATCTGACCAGAGAAATCATTGTGGTCACCGAGCCCTTCCCCGCTGCCATTGCCCGCACCCGTATCCTCATCGAAGATCTCAAGCAAAGAGGTTTTGGAAAGGGAAAATTGCTCTCACTGGTAGTGGTCAATCGCATCCGTGCAGACGTGCAACTTTCTGTTACCCAAATTCAGGAAATGCTGGGGTACAGCGTGTCTCAGGTTATTCCACCCGCGCCTGAAGTCTCTTTCCAGGCAGCTACCAGAAATTTACCCCTTATCCAGGTACAAATTGGAGGTATGTTAAGCCTTCAATACAGCCGTTTAGCTGAAGCCATTGCTGAGCGTGTCAACGTTTGA
- a CDS encoding SIR2 family NAD-dependent protein deacylase: MSTFEDAFFLERIAQARRILRESHYVVAFTGAGISTPSGIPDFRSAGSGLWERFDPMEVASLGVFLSNPRKFWDWKRPLLRQIWAVQPNDAHRALAEMERQGILRAVITQNIDQLHQRAGSQTVLELHGSIDRLECLKCQATFPMEDFREFLETSEDMPRCPRDSSVLKPTIVLYQEMLPADTWLKAEEHTRQADCMLVIGSSLEVFPANELPRRVVERGARLMINNLSPTRLDNLATLVLPWDVCKVIPLLAEL, translated from the coding sequence GTGTCAACGTTTGAAGATGCTTTTTTCCTAGAAAGGATCGCCCAAGCCCGGAGAATCCTCCGGGAAAGTCATTATGTAGTGGCTTTCACCGGCGCAGGCATTTCAACCCCTTCGGGTATCCCCGATTTTCGCTCTGCCGGAAGCGGATTGTGGGAGCGCTTTGACCCAATGGAAGTAGCTTCGCTGGGTGTATTCCTCTCTAACCCCAGGAAATTTTGGGACTGGAAACGCCCTCTCTTACGGCAGATATGGGCAGTCCAACCCAACGATGCCCACCGCGCACTGGCAGAAATGGAACGTCAGGGCATTCTTCGAGCAGTGATTACTCAGAACATTGATCAACTGCATCAACGTGCCGGAAGTCAAACTGTGCTGGAATTGCATGGCTCCATTGATAGGCTAGAATGTCTGAAATGTCAGGCGACCTTTCCCATGGAGGATTTTCGGGAATTTCTGGAAACCAGCGAAGATATGCCAAGATGTCCGAGAGACTCTTCAGTGTTGAAACCAACCATCGTGTTGTATCAGGAAATGCTTCCTGCAGACACCTGGCTGAAGGCCGAAGAACACACTCGCCAAGCCGATTGTATGCTGGTGATTGGCTCATCGCTGGAAGTATTTCCTGCGAATGAACTCCCAAGAAGAGTTGTGGAACGGGGTGCCCGCCTGATGATTAACAATCTTTCCCCCACTCGCCTGGACAATTTGGCTACCCTTGTCCTTCCCTGGGATGTGTGTAAAGTGATCCCATTGCTCGCTGAATTGTGA
- a CDS encoding branched-chain amino acid ABC transporter permease, with protein MNRSEPMSKTPSLFESLVQQRTLGYLLLGLILLVAIWRLGNALLENPSLFLQQVTNGLQIGFVYALIALGYTMVYGIVRLINFAHGDVFMVGAFTSFYAISRMQLHLWPRVLFPNLNPFLGDAIGTVTVVLLSMVVCALLAVTIERVAYKPLRNAPRISALITAIGVSFFLEYFGALNFVYTANYITYRRPFDVVTWVIGNQGVQVLQRGQEVPPGAIIFSNISFIIIIVSIILLVLLQYFVKNTRTGKAMRATAYDRQTARLMGVDVDATISTTFAIGAALAGAAGVLYAIAYPQVVFWMGIIPGLKAFVAAVLGGIGSIPGAVVGALILGQAETLSAAYISTPMRDAIAFSILIIVLLVRPTGIFGEAQREKA; from the coding sequence ATGAATCGTTCTGAACCGATGAGTAAAACCCCTTCTTTGTTCGAATCTCTTGTCCAACAGCGAACATTGGGGTATTTGCTGTTAGGGCTAATTTTGCTGGTAGCCATCTGGCGCTTGGGGAACGCATTGCTCGAAAACCCATCTCTGTTCCTTCAACAGGTGACCAATGGATTGCAAATCGGGTTTGTATACGCCCTCATTGCGCTGGGATACACCATGGTGTATGGCATCGTGCGGTTGATTAACTTTGCCCATGGTGATGTATTCATGGTGGGGGCATTCACCAGTTTTTACGCCATCTCCCGCATGCAATTGCATCTCTGGCCGCGTGTACTCTTTCCCAACCTTAACCCGTTCCTTGGCGACGCAATTGGTACCGTAACTGTAGTTCTGCTTTCCATGGTAGTTTGTGCATTGCTTGCCGTCACCATTGAGCGCGTGGCTTACAAACCCTTACGGAACGCCCCAAGAATCTCCGCCCTCATTACAGCGATTGGGGTGTCCTTCTTCCTGGAATACTTTGGGGCTTTAAATTTTGTCTACACCGCTAACTACATTACCTATCGCCGCCCCTTTGATGTGGTCACCTGGGTCATTGGGAATCAGGGAGTACAGGTGTTGCAAAGAGGGCAGGAAGTTCCCCCTGGTGCGATTATTTTCTCCAACATCTCCTTCATCATCATCATTGTCTCTATCATTCTACTGGTGTTGCTCCAGTACTTTGTTAAGAATACCCGTACCGGAAAAGCCATGCGGGCAACGGCTTACGATCGGCAAACGGCTCGGTTGATGGGCGTGGATGTGGACGCCACCATCTCAACCACTTTCGCGATTGGCGCAGCGCTGGCAGGTGCGGCTGGAGTGCTCTATGCCATCGCTTATCCTCAGGTTGTGTTCTGGATGGGAATTATTCCCGGGTTGAAAGCGTTCGTTGCAGCCGTGCTGGGAGGAATTGGGAGCATTCCCGGCGCAGTTGTGGGCGCTTTAATCCTTGGACAGGCAGAAACGCTCAGCGCGGCGTATATCTCCACCCCCATGCGGGATGCCATCGCCTTTTCTATCCTGATCATCGTCCTGCTGGTTCGCCCAACCGGTATCTTTGGAGAAGCCCAACGGGAGAAGGCATAG
- a CDS encoding ABC transporter substrate-binding protein: protein MKTRIAVFVLLVVALLVTACQAGGGGTIKVAVLAPMSGQVSTFGISTNNGVQLAVEEWNAKGGINGKKIETVVADSQCSADPAVNAANKVIQEDKVKFIIGEVCSSASIPVSEIAEANQVIQISPTSTNPQVTLNKDGSTKKYVFRACFIDPFQGTVMAKFALDKGYKTAFIMFDQGNDYVRGLAEYFEKAFTEAGGQVVGKESYTKTDTDFSAILTKVAESKAEVLFLPDYYPIVNLVGAQAKEKGVTAVMMGGDGWDSADLDLKAADGGFFSNHYSPEDPRPIVQSWVANYQKKYNAVPDALATLGYDAANLLFAAIEKAGTDDTTKVAEALASLQYEAVSGKITFDAQHNPVKNAVVLSVKDGKVSFSASVAP from the coding sequence ATGAAGACCCGTATTGCAGTATTTGTGTTGCTGGTTGTCGCCCTGCTGGTTACAGCCTGTCAGGCAGGTGGTGGGGGAACCATCAAAGTGGCAGTTCTGGCTCCCATGAGTGGACAGGTTTCCACGTTCGGCATTTCGACGAATAACGGGGTCCAACTGGCTGTGGAAGAGTGGAATGCTAAAGGCGGTATCAATGGCAAGAAAATTGAAACTGTGGTTGCCGACAGCCAGTGTTCTGCCGACCCTGCGGTGAACGCCGCCAACAAAGTGATTCAGGAAGATAAGGTGAAGTTCATCATCGGTGAGGTGTGCTCCAGCGCTTCCATTCCGGTTTCTGAAATTGCTGAAGCCAATCAGGTCATTCAAATCAGCCCCACCTCGACCAATCCACAGGTGACGCTGAACAAAGACGGCTCCACCAAGAAATACGTCTTCCGCGCCTGCTTCATTGACCCCTTCCAGGGGACAGTCATGGCAAAGTTCGCCCTCGATAAGGGTTACAAGACCGCCTTCATCATGTTTGATCAGGGCAATGACTACGTACGCGGACTGGCAGAATACTTTGAGAAAGCCTTCACCGAAGCCGGTGGGCAAGTTGTAGGCAAGGAATCCTACACCAAGACCGATACGGACTTCTCCGCTATCCTGACCAAGGTAGCCGAGTCCAAGGCTGAAGTGCTCTTCCTGCCCGACTACTACCCGATTGTCAACCTGGTAGGCGCCCAAGCCAAAGAGAAAGGCGTGACGGCTGTGATGATGGGCGGTGATGGTTGGGACTCTGCCGACCTTGACCTCAAAGCCGCAGATGGTGGCTTCTTCTCCAACCACTATTCGCCTGAAGATCCTCGCCCGATCGTGCAATCATGGGTTGCAAACTATCAGAAGAAATATAACGCCGTACCTGACGCTCTGGCAACCCTGGGATACGACGCTGCGAACCTGCTCTTTGCGGCTATCGAAAAAGCCGGCACCGATGACACTACCAAAGTTGCAGAAGCCCTGGCTTCTCTGCAATACGAAGCCGTCTCCGGCAAAATCACTTTCGATGCCCAGCATAACCCCGTGAAGAATGCGGTGGTGCTCTCCGTCAAAGACGGAAAGGTTTCCTTCTCCGCCTCGGTAGCGCCATAA
- a CDS encoding branched-chain amino acid ABC transporter permease, protein MKRISRTTLIFLGSIVAFTLVVQVLISLNVLSPFWNTILRQGAVMAIVSLGLNLIYGFNGQFSLGQWGFYAIGAYSAADITYRWTNDANSNGLTVLFFTVVLVGAAILILYRVFGKIRGVDPLSAFAIYLIAAIGLTALAVSIGNITAPGVNGLLKVLPANIANTVVYLLAVIIGGVLAAEVSFLFGLPVLTLGSDYFGIATLGFTIIVKVLLDNSDVMFGFVEMKGARGMIGIPKLTSWIWVMLFLILVLVITRNLLHSSYGRAIISVREDEIAAKAMGIDIGHYKTLTFVLGCLFAGLAGGLYAHINGFLHPDTFNFIKSFDPMIIVVFGGLGSVTGTIFAAFAWQLVLEGILRSILPPGFETWRYVVYPLLLLVMMLLKPNGLFGNYEIPYLRQVLPPKKSTEPKPAQTAKESL, encoded by the coding sequence ATGAAACGCATCAGTCGTACCACCCTGATCTTCCTTGGAAGCATTGTGGCTTTCACCCTTGTGGTGCAAGTTCTCATTTCGCTGAATGTCCTCAGTCCATTCTGGAACACCATTCTCCGCCAGGGCGCCGTGATGGCCATTGTCAGCCTGGGGCTGAACCTGATTTACGGTTTCAACGGGCAGTTCTCCCTCGGGCAATGGGGCTTCTACGCCATTGGGGCATATTCTGCTGCCGATATCACCTACCGCTGGACAAATGACGCCAACTCCAACGGCTTGACCGTGCTTTTCTTCACAGTAGTACTGGTGGGCGCTGCCATCCTGATTCTCTATCGGGTATTTGGAAAAATTCGCGGCGTCGACCCGCTTTCCGCATTTGCCATTTACCTGATTGCCGCAATAGGATTGACAGCCCTGGCAGTGTCTATTGGCAATATAACCGCTCCAGGCGTTAATGGACTGCTCAAAGTCTTGCCTGCGAACATCGCCAACACTGTAGTCTATCTTCTGGCAGTGATTATTGGGGGTGTCCTTGCTGCAGAGGTCAGTTTCCTGTTTGGATTGCCCGTGCTTACCCTCGGGTCGGACTACTTTGGTATTGCCACCCTGGGTTTCACAATCATCGTGAAAGTCCTGCTGGATAACTCCGATGTGATGTTTGGGTTTGTAGAGATGAAAGGTGCACGCGGGATGATTGGCATCCCCAAGCTCACCTCGTGGATTTGGGTCATGCTCTTTCTGATTCTGGTGCTGGTCATCACCCGCAACCTGCTTCACTCGAGTTATGGTCGTGCCATCATCTCTGTGCGAGAGGACGAAATTGCCGCCAAAGCCATGGGGATTGATATCGGGCATTACAAGACCCTCACCTTTGTATTGGGGTGCTTGTTTGCTGGACTGGCAGGCGGCTTGTATGCTCATATTAATGGCTTCCTGCATCCAGACACCTTCAACTTTATCAAGTCCTTCGACCCAATGATTATTGTGGTCTTCGGAGGGTTGGGCAGTGTAACTGGAACCATCTTTGCCGCGTTTGCCTGGCAACTGGTACTGGAAGGCATTCTGCGCAGCATCCTTCCCCCAGGGTTTGAAACCTGGCGGTATGTGGTATACCCTCTTCTTTTGCTGGTAATGATGTTGCTCAAACCCAATGGGTTATTCGGGAATTACGAGATTCCTTACCTGCGCCAGGTCCTTCCACCGAAAAAATCAACTGAGCCTAAACCAGCCCAAACAGCAAAGGAGAGCCTATGA